CGTTGGCGCGGACCGTCGCGGATGATGTTGCACCGCCGTTTATTTGAACGTTCTCCGATGCTCGAGCTGAGCGGTGCGTCGGACCGGAAGCTGCTTTGTCATGGCGCCGCATGAGGGCCGCCGTCTTCATCCGCTGATTGGCTGACCGCCGGTTGATCAATGCAGGGGTTGATCCAGTGCGGCGGACGGTTCAGAAGGTCGCCGTCACCGTACGCTCAGAATGCGTCGAATGCAGACGACTGGCCCGCTCTGGGGGAACTCTGTGGGGTCTTGGCACCTGTGACTGTGCCCAGTACGGTCATCTGGGCACCGGATCGGAACCCAAACGGAATCCTCCGGCCATTCTCGTCACGAAACCTCGGGATTTCGCAAAGAAGGGCCAGGCTGCGGCTATCGCCTACCCGATTCCTCGGCCACTTCTCTTGGTGGCGGCTCACCAAATCATCGTTACAACTGAAGGGGAAATCATGCCTGCTGGATCAGTCACACGATACTGCCCATGTCGCGATCCCGAAACCGGCGCAGAGCTGGGATCGTCGTGCCGTCGTGCGAACAGCGCGAAGCATGTTGTGCGGTGGAAGGTTCGGCAAGAACTTCGTCCGGATCCGAATAGCAAGAAGCGGCGGCTTTTCCGGCGGGGCGGCTACGGCACCAGTGCCGAGGCGCAGGCTGTGCACGACAGGGTGCGGACGATATTGGCAATTCCGGACCGCGATGATGAGGACGGCCAGGAGCGCGTCGCCGCGCTGTTGGCGCACCTGTCGCGTACCCGAGAGTCGCTGCCGGAGGTTGCGGATGTCCAGCGGCGGTTACGTTCCACGCTGGAGATCACATCGGACCTGACGGTGGCTGAGCTTCTTGACCTGTGGCAGGACTCGCGGCGCAAGCGTGGGCGGATGACGAAACAGTACGAGACCGACATCCGGGTTCACCTCAAGCCGCGGATCGGCCGGCACCGCGTTCGCCGGCTCGGTGTGGGGCACTTGATCCAGATGTTCGATGACATTGATGAGGCGAATCTCGCGATCGAGGCCAACAACGCGGCCCGAAAGGATCTGGAAGCGACCATCAGCGTCACCGTCTGCCGGGCCGCGAGGAAGGTGTTGAAGGATCAGCTCCGGTCGATGCCGCCGTATCGGCGCGTCACTGGACCGACGACGCAGCGCAACATTCGGGCGACTCTGCGCGCCGGTTTGAACTGGTGGCTCAAACAGGAGCCCGGCAACGTCAACGTCGCGGCCTTTCTGGATATGGGTGACAGCAGCCCACGCAAGCCGATGGTCTGGACGAAGCAGCGCGTCGAGCGCTGGCAGCAGACTGGGGAGGTTCCGAGTCCAGTCATGATTTGGACGCCAGCGCTGACTGGTCAGTTCCTGGATTCCATCGCCGATGACCCGCTGCATGACCTGTTCGAGTTCATGGCCTACTGCGGGCCTCGCCGAGGCGAAGCCTGTGGCGCGAAGTGGGAAGGACTGCGCGACGAGGAGAAGCTGCTGGACATCACCTCGCAGCTGGTGCTGGACGGATGGGACGTTCTGGAAGCGCCGCCCAAAACCGAAAACGGCGTCCGCACGATCGGGCTCGACGACATCCCGCTGGCGGGGATGCGCAGACGAAGGGCACGGCAGAACCGGGAACGGCTACGGTACGGGTCCGAGTGGAAGGACACCGGGTACATCTACACCGAGCCCGATGGGAGTCACCTGCATCCCGGCAAGGTCTCCGATCATTTCGAACGCCTCGTCATCGAGAGCGGCTTGCCGCCGGTTCGGCTCCATGACCTTCGCCACGGCGCCGCCACGTACGCGCTCGCGGCAGGTGTCGACATCAAGATCGTCTCGGAAAACCACGGCCACGCCAGTACGGCGTTCACCCGCGATGTCTACACCAGCGTCCTACCGGAACTCGCTGTGGCCGCGGCCGAGGCGACCGCGAAAATCATTCCCCGGCAGGCGTCCTGAGACGAAACCAATGTTCTGGGCACGTCCTGGGCACATTCATGATCCACATGCGCACACGTTGATGAATCAAGGAGCTAACCTGATGGCCGAACAACTGACAAACCCGCAGGTCAAGCTATGTATAACGGCGAGAGAGACAGGGTGGCCAGGGGCGGGGTCGAACCGCCGACCTTCCGATTTTCAGGCTGGGTGCCGTAGGGGGCTTTGTCGCTGGTCAGCCGCTTGTGGCCGACTCGGCGTGCCCCCTACGTGCCCCAAGGTCAGAGACCGTCCAGGTCCGGGAGCTGGGCCACATCGCCATGTTGCGCGATCTCGGAGAGCCGCTTAGCGATGGCCTCGTCTCGGCCGTCGACGCTGTGAAGGTACAGGCGCGCCGCCGCGTCTGTCGAGTCGCCGAGCCGCTTCCGGAGGTCAGCCATATTCGCGCCGGCCGCACCGGCAAGCGTGGCTCCCGTGTGGCGCAGGTCGTGAAACGTCAGATGCTCCAGGCCCACGCGCTTACGCGCACGCTTGTACGCCTGGTAGACCGTATTGCCGCGCATCGGTTCGCCTTTGCTGTCAACGAAAAACCGTACGCGACCGGCCCATCTCTCCGCGTGTTCCTTGAAATAGGGGAGTACGTGCGGTGGCAGGTGAACGGTCCGCTTGCCGGCTTCAGATTTGGGGTCTTTGTCATATTTTTTCTTTGACTCCAGGAGTTCCGCTCGGCTCTTGCGTACGCGGACCGTACCGGCTTGCAGGTCCACGTCAGCCGTCAGCACCGCGCAGACCTCACCGCGCCGCAGCGAGGCCCACGCCGCCAAAAGTACAGCGGCCCGGTATTTGGCCGGCGAAATAGCGTCCACGAGCTGCTGCACCTGGACAGGTGTTGCAGTCTGGCGTTCCCGCGCGACGTTCGATCCGGCTCTCTTGACCATGCACGGGTTCTTGATCACCGCGCCTTCCCGGACGCCTGCGGACATCGTCGCCTTGAGAAATCGGTACGCCTGCGTGATGACGGTCCGACCGGCGCCGTTCCGAAGCGCGGCACCGTACCACTCCCGAACGGTCGCCGGGCCGATCGAGCGCATCGGCAAATCCTTCAGAATCGCCATATGCAGCCGGAGATTCCGCCGGCAGGTCTCGGCCCACCGTTCGCCGATCTCGCCGGCCGCGAGCTTGTCATCCAGCACCCGCAATGCGTACACGCCGAACGGCTGTTTGCCGAGATCTACGTTGAACCAGCCGCCCCGACTCATGTCGGTCTCTACGCCGGACAACCACGTCGACGCTGACGGCCGGTTAGGGAACGTGAACGGCGCATTGTGGCGCTGCCCGTCCGGTCCGATGTACGACGCCTGGAACTTGCCGGAAGGCAGTTTCCGAATCTTGCCGAAAGTTCGACGTGCCATCACGCCACACCCCGACGAGCATTCAGTGTCTCGACACGAAGCGCGCGCAGGTACGCGTCAACGTCGGACGAGGCGATCCGTACCGAGCGACCCACCTTGTAGAAGGGGATCGAGCGCTCACTGACCAGCCGCCGGACGTGCCGAACGCTCATGCCCATCCGCTCAGCCGCTTCGTCCACGGTGAGCATTTGGCTATATGCCTGCATTTTCTTGTGTCCTCTCAAGTCCCCGTTCACGCCGCAGCCTCCGTTGCCGGAAGTTGTCCCGCTGCGAGCGCTTGCGCCTGGTCGAGCTCGCGGCGCCAGCGTTGTCGGTCGGCGATGGCGTGCATGAGCAGCTGTCGCCGGCCGATGGCATCAGTGTCCGATGTGGACAGACGTTCCCAGGCGTACCGGTCGGGATTCTCGGTTGCCGAAACCTCGACGGCCGCCTGGTCGCCGTTGTGGTGTTTGAGTTTCTGGATCATGCTGAGGACCCAGCGGCGCCGGTCGTTGCGGGTGTCGGTCAGTGTCTTGCCGGACCATTTCCGCGACAGCAGGACGCGCCGGCCGCCGAAGCCGAGTGTGGCTCTTTTGTGCGCACGGCCTTTGCAGTGACCCGGAGTCAGACCGGCACGGGTGTTTTTCGGTTGTACGCCGTACATAAGCCAGTTGGCGCAGGTCGGCGAGCACGGCTCGAACCGCAGCGCGTCGGCGTACCGGTCCAGGTGTGCCTTCTGCCGGTCGGTGGTCGCTTCGTGGCACTCGTCCAGCTGTTTCGTGAGGTATTTCCCGAGGTACCCGATGAGCAGGTCGGCCCGTTCGGTGCCGGCCTCGACTCCTTTGGCGTCGACTTGCGCGCCGAACCGTACGACGTGCGCCGGCTGGTCGTCCTCGCCGATGGCGTCGAGCGCCTGGTCCCAGGTCGGCAGCTGTTCGCCGTTGTCGGGGTCGACGTACGCGCCGAGCTGGTCATCCCAGACCGGAAGATTTCCCGGCAGATAAACGGGTTCGTCGCACGCTGGCCACCACACTTGGTGGTACGTGGCCGCCGCCACTTGCTTGATCAGAGTCCGCGGAATGGTCCCGCGTATGGCCGCGTGCAGGTGCGGCGCCAAGCGGCGTTGTGGTTCCAGGGACGCGAAGTACTGCACGTCCCAGCCGACCGCGCGGCGCAGGTTCTGCCAGAACCGGTCAACGAGCTTGGGGAAGTGGATGGCATCTCGCGCGGCCCGCCGGTAGTCGTAGCTCGATCCGTTCACCGGAGCGCCATCGGGACCGACGCGGCCGTAGGAGTCACAGGTCAGCGTGATGAACATCGATGGCCGCCAGACCGTGCCGTCGTTGGCGGTGTAGGTCCGGCCGACCGTACGTTTATCGACTCGCAGCCGGGGCAGCTCGGCGGCGTCCTGGCGACGTTTGGTCGATCGAGTGCGCCGAGCCGGCTTGTCCGTCAGGGTGCCGCGTACGCCGGCCTGCCGTAGTTGCTCGTCGACCTCGGCCAGATGGACGTCCAGCTCCGCGACCTCGGGGTGATCGTCCCCGAGCTGCCCGGCCAATTCGTCACGATGGCTCTGAGCGTCAGCACGGGCTGTCGCTAGCTGCTGTTGCAATTCGGTCGGGTCGTCGGATTCCAGCGGTGGTTCTTCGTTGAGATGCCAGCCTTCCCTGCATTGCGCCAGCCGGAGTGCCTTGGCCCGTTTGGCGCACGGCTCGCACTTGGACGCAAGCCGAGCGCCGCACGGGACCGGGATGATCTCCGTTGTCCCGGTGGTCGTATCTATGCGCCGCATCGCCATCGGTCGTACGCACACGCCGAATTGCAGCGCGACCGATTCCAGGACTTCCTTGGCCAGCGGCATCCTGGCCCGTTCGATCCGGGACAGGTTCCGGTCGCTTGGGTCAGACGTCGTTGTCATCGCGGGGTTCCCCGTGCCCTCGGTCATTCGCCCGCGTCCCCGAATTTCGGCCGGGGAAACTCGACCGTGTTGGAGTCGATGACGCCGGGCACCGCCTGGTCGCCGTCCATCGCCGCCAGCTCCGCGAACGTGTTGCGCCGGCCCGGTGCGTACCAGGCCGCGACGCGGTGAATCTCGTCGTCAGTGACCCAGCCGAACCGCAGCCGCACCGGTTCGGGCATGCCGTCCAGCACGACGTAGGCGACGCCTTCTTGCCCGGTGGCGTCGATCAGGTCGGCGTAGGCGCCGCGCTCTCTGGCGCCGTCGCCGAGCACCAGGTCGACTTGGCCGTCCTCGACCAGCCGCAGCGCGATCCGGGTGGGGAACAGGTCCCGGAACGGCAGCACCTCCTTACGCGGGTCCTGCAACGCGGCCAGCAGGTAGATACCGACCGCGCGACCTTGGGAGGCCAGCAGCGCGAGCGCGGCAGCGATCCGTTTCTTGGCCTCCCGGTCGATGACGTACGCGGTCAGCGACGCCAGCTCATCGATAATCACGACAACCGCCGGGCTGTCCTTGCTCGGCGTGTGATCCCGCGCCACACCACGCAGTTTCGCCTGCCTGCCTTGCATTTCGGTCACAAGGTCTTCGAGGAATTCGGCGTAGGCGATTTCGTAGGAGCGTTTGCGGTCGGGGTCGGCGGTGTCGTCTTCGCCGTAGCAGAACCGGTGAAACAGTGACCGGCCGAAGGCCAGTTCCATGCCGCCTTTGGGGTCGATGACCCACAGCTGCACCCAGCCGTCGTGTACGGCGCCGGCGAGTGCGCGGATGACGGACCAGATTACGGAGCCTTTGCCCGATCCGGTGGCGCCGGCGATCAGCACGTGCGAGCCGGCCAGCCGGAGCGTGTAGAGCGCGCCATCCTCACGGACCGCGACCGGCAGGGCCTTCAGGTTGGGGACGCGTGGAATTTCCAGCGGCATAACCGTTTTCGCCAGCCGATCCCGCTTGATTAGTGTCAACACAACACGGTCGGGGTGGTCGCGGTAGCGGAGCCGGTCGAGCAGCCGCAGCAGCCACGCGAGGCGGCCGGTACGGTCCGGCGCGATCGGCGGGGCCGAGGAGATCCGACACTCACGAACACCGAACGTGCGCGCCAACTCTTCCGCGCGATACGTGTAGTGGCCCGGTTTCTGGCCCATCAACATGCGAACGGTGACCCGATCAACCCACCGATTCGCCGATACCCACACCAACGCCGGCAAGTACTGGCGATGGTTGTAGGTCGCATCCAGCTTGCACAGCGTCATCGCCGGCCGCCACCGGACCTGGTACTTCCACATGTGCCGAAACCGCGAGATCACCGGCCACAACGCGAACCGGCGAAAAACTGCCGGTTTCCAGACGGCCCACGCCGTGAGGGCCAGGCCGACGACGCCGACCGCGATAGCCGGGGCCGGCCAGCCGTACTGGACCCACAACCACCCCAGGCCGACCAGCGCGGCCACGTCGAGGGGATGCATCAGCACCCACCGCAGAAACCGGCCGATGGTCCGCAGAATCGCCAGCGGCACGGCCCACTTGCCGCGTACCTCGTCCTCGGATACGACCACCAGGCCGGTGGTCTGTTTTGCTCCGCGCGGCCCGATCATCGGTAACCACCACGCTTGGCCGGCCACCCGACGGAGACGAACTTTCCGCGCGTACGGCCCAAAGGACCGAACGGCAGCTGCCCGTGGCAGGACGCGCATGCCGTGCCTTTTTCCAGGCCAGCCGCCGGCCATCCGCATCGGAGGCACCGCGTCCCGCGCATGCCGCGACCGCCCCGTTTACGCTTACCCATGCCAGACACTCGCTTTCCCCTCCCCGTGGGGAGATCGGGTTGTGTGGTTACACCGTGTGCGAGGACCGGGACCGGCCAGGCCGCCAAACCGAGACCGGCCCCGTCCTCGCGCACCAGCCATCAGCCGAGCTGGTGATTGATCTGTTGCGAATCCCGCACCGGTACGCGGACCCGAGTCAGCAACGCGGCACGGAACGCCGCTTTCGTCTCGTACTCCCGCAGGCCAGGGAAAAGTACCTCTGCCAACGAATGCGCCTGCTTGGCCTCGACGTACGCCGCATCGTGCAGCAGCCGGCCGCGCGCATCGCTGGACATGTTCGCCCGCCACGCATCGCCGACAGCCCGCGTACAGGCGACCATCTCGACCACAGCCGCCGCCAAAGCGGCCCGGTCAACGTCGATTTTCCTGCGGCTGTTGGTCATGAGGCCACCGCCGCCGTTGACGGGCAGGTGCAGTCGGGACAGCGATCAGAGACCGCATTTCCCCGATGCAGCGCCGCATGCAGCAACGCGTCTCGGAACGCGTTCGCCTCACCGTCGCCGGTCAAGAAGGTCTCCGGATAGAGCGCTTTGGCAACCTCATACATGCTTCGCGCGAAGAGCGCACAGGCCGCCTCACGCGAGTCGTCCTCCGTCGAGTCCAGCCGATAAACCAGCCGTGCCCCGGCAACCGTCATGTCTCGGGTGCCGGCGACCAACGCGATTACGGCCGCCGTAACTGCGCCCCGGTCCACCTTCACGACATCCACTTCGGTCACGCGCACATTCGAGCCGGTCACGATCGCGCCCCAGCAGCCTCGACAGACGCCTTACCGGCCGCCTTGCCCGTACCAGCCGTACCGGTCGCCGCCGGCTGTTTGAACCCGGTGGCGAAGTAGGCCCACCCGATGCCCTTGAACTCACCCTGGCCGACCAGTCGAGGCGAGACCTGCAAGCCCTCCAGCTCCACCGGACGCATCCCCAGCACCGTCTCCCCGTTGCCGGCCGGAACAGGCTGCACGTCCGCGAGGAAGGTGATCTCGATCGAGTGATTCTTCGCCTTGCCGGCGGACTGGTCGATGAAGATCCCCTTCCACTGCCGCTTGCCCGTCACCTCGTCCACCCGCTGCCGCACCGGACGACCCGCCGCCCGCTCATCCCGCGACTGATACTCGGTGTCCGCCTCCACATCCCCGCAAAGCAGCAAACCCTGCGGGAACACCACCGACTGCGCCTCGGCGAACCGGTGCCTGTTCTGTACCGCCATGATTCCTCCGGTCGTTTGTTCACCCGCGTAACGGGTTAACCTGTCAAGTACAACTGTACGATATGCCGTTTAGATTTAGCCTGTCAAGTGTTTCTGGATCTTCAGCGAGACGTGTCGAGAAGTGCGCCTTCCAGGTTGAACCGGCCCTGGATCTCCTGCCGCGTGGACGGCATCGCCACATCAACAACCATGATCGGATCGCCGGCCAGGTCGCAGACCGTCAGCAGGGTCGTCAGCACCCATTCTTTGGTAGTGAGCTTGAGAATTTCGCTCTCATCCTTGGTTGCCGGCCGGCACGAGATGACCTCGTGCGCGTAGTTCGGCTCAACGTTTCGCTCTCGCATCAGATGCCGTAGTACGCCGCCGTCCACCGGTTCTTGCTTGACCAGCTGGGTATCCGTCGTGAGCTGAACCGGCACGTACACCGAGATCAGCTCCGTTGGCCCCAACTCGTCGGACACGGCGAGCCGCTGGCGCTGCAACACGGGGCTTCCTGATTCGACTTCCAGTGCGTACGCGATCCGGTTGGACGCCGCCACGAACCCGACCCGGAGCAGGTTGACGTTGCTGGTCTCGTCCCCGTTGAGCAGATCGGCGACGTGTTCGGGGACCTCGGAGCGTGTCTTGGCGGGGTCGCCGATGATGATGCGGCCCTTGCCTTGGTGGCCGCGAATCCAACCGTCTTGCATCAGGATGCTGACGGCCTTGACGACGGTCGGCCGGGAGACGTTGAACTCTTTGCGCAGCTCAACCTCAGTAGGCAGCATCGAGCCGGGCGGGTACGTGCCGTCCACGATCCGACGCTGGATCGCTTGCAACACCTGCACGTACTTGATCACCGGCATCTCGTACATCGACACCGCTCACCATCCATATCGACAACCAATTGACCGGTCAACAGGTTACCGGAGTGTTTGCCCTGGTCGCAAACACCCTCTCCGCGCCTGACCAGACCACATCAGGCCCGACGGCGCCGGCCGGGTGAGTTCGACTCGTCATCGTCGTCTAGTTGAAGTTGGATGTCGATCATGTCGATGATCATCTGGTACGCCATGGCCTTGCCGGAGAGATGATCGACCTTGCGCTGATCTCCCTGGTTACGTGCGGTGTGCAGCAGCTGCGTAGCGTCCAGCCTGGCCTGTACGACCTGTCGCCGCAGTGACAAGAGTTCCGCGATCGTGCTCACCGGCCCGCCAACGCCGTCGTGTGGCGAGGAGCCGGCCGTGTCCGCCGCGCTGGTCGTTCGTCATAGGCCCGCGGATCGATCCCAGCCGCCGACAGCACAGCCTCGGCGACCGCTCGGATGTCGCACGGCCAAGCATCGTCACACCTACGGCAGAAAACACCGCTTCGCCGTACGTACGGCTGATGCGTACGCGAGTGCGTCAGCGCCGTTCGCGCCAGCACCGAGTCAGGCCGTATCAGGACGAGCATGCAGAAGCCTCCAGGGAAAGAAAGGACTCCAGCTCGGCGCCACGGAGATGAGGATCCGGGACCGTAGCGGCAACGTCCGAGCTGGAGTCCGTCGAAGGCCAGACAGGTCCGGGAGCCGCACTCCCGCCGCACCCCCGCGCCGCGACACGGCAGCGAGAGGTCTCAACCGGACCTGTCCGGCCGGCTTTTACTTGTATGTCCGCAAAAACTTCGACGCCGAACGCGTGACCGGCCGTGGAGCGATCAGCGAATCCGGCAACAGGCCGACTTCGGCAAGCGCCAGCTGCGCGTCCAGCCGTTCCACGCATCCGTTAATGAAGCCGGGACCGTCGCCGAGCTGCGCCGAGTCCCACACGCCGCCGCAGTACGAGCAGGTGCGCGTACCAACCTGCACGCCGTGCGGCCGGTGCTGCACCAGGACGAGATGTAGCTCGTCCAGGTCGCCGGGAGGCAGCGCCTCAGCTGGCCTCGACACGTCCACTCCCGAGGCAATCCATGCACGGCGTACGCGGGTGGTTGGACGTCGTTTCCGACATCGGTAGGACCCGCAGCAGGAAGACCAGCTTCCAGCCACGACCGTCACACGACCGGCACGCCTGTTCACCAGGTTCACCCGGCAAGCCGTCCACCCGCCCATCTGCTGACTTGTCCATGCGACAGAGCCTGTCGACTGGCAGCCTGCTATCCCATGGCGCGGCGGCATATGGCATGTAGTCATAGCCAAACGGCCTCGGTCACCCGTCGCGTGCCTACAATCACTGTGGATGACGTTTCCGCAGCTACGGGGAAGGCAGCGACCGCGTGCCGGGGTATGACCCGATCCGACTACCGCCGGACTTCTGGACCGACCCGGCAGTCCGCGAAGCTCTGCGCGCACGCGACATCGGCCGGTTGCTCAAGATCATGACGAGCCCGCCGCTCAAGATCTCCCAGACCCGAATCGGTGTCGCCATAGGCGGCAAGGATCAGGGCCAGATCAGCCGCATGATCAACAAGACCAAAGAAAAGACACTCGGTTCCCTCATTGACATCGCTGACGGCCTCGACATGCCGCAGAGCGCCCGCTACGACCTTCTACACGGCCTCCTGGGAGCCAGTCCACAGCCGGACCCGATCCCAACACCCGATCCGACTGTCGGCCTCATCTATCCGGCCGGGGACCAGCCAGACCGCGCCAGTGTCGCCGAGCTGCTGCGCGTCGATCTCGACGGGCACACAGCCGTGACGGATGCGGCTGTCAATCTCGACGCATGGAAAACGACTTACATGCAGTGGCTCCTGGCCGACACCGACCAGGCCGCGCCGGCTGACATCGGCCGTATCGCTGGTGTTGAAGGGATTCGCCGTACGACCGAGCTTTTCGCGCGCCTGGACAACCAATTCGGTGGCGGCCACGCGCGCCAGGCCCTCGTCCAGTACCTCCGCAGCGACGTACTACCGCTGCTCGACGAACACCATCCCGACCCCATCCGCGCCGAGCTGTACCGCGCCACCGCCGAGGCCGTGTTGTTGGCCGCGTGGATGTCGTACGACGCCGGCAACCACGGACTCGCGCAGCGATATTTCATCCAGGCCGCCAAAATCGCCGACTCAGCCGGCGACCGCGTACTGTCCGCCAGCATCCTGGACGCGATGAGCCACCAGGCCACTTTCATCGGCAACTACACCGAAGCTGCGCAACTGGCCCAGGCCGCACAAGCCGGTACACGTGGCCGCGCCACCGCCACCCTGACGGCCCACTTCTCGCTCATGGAGGCCCGCGCGCTCGCGCGTCTCGGCGACGCCACCGGCACCGACCGCGCCATCTCCAAGGCCGTCACCCTTTTCGAGAAGCGCAGGCCAGACGATGACCCGGAGTGGATTCGCTACGTCGATGACGCCGAGCTGGCCGCCGAGATCGGCCACTGCTTCCGCGACCTCGACCGCCACCAAGCCGCCGCCGGCTACCTCCTGCAATCAGTCGGCGGAACCAGCGACGAATACCTACGCAGCAACTACTTCGCCACCATGGTCCTGGCCGATGCCCACCTAGCCGCTGGCGACCGTGAACAAGCGCAAGCTATCGCCCTCAAGGGAATTGAAGTAGGTGAATACCTCAAGTCCGCTAGGACAACGACTTACCTACGCGAGTTTAGAGCCCGTTTGGAGGCTTCAAGCTCCACCGTGGACACGGACTTTGTTGACGCTTTGAGTGGGTCCAATCTATGGCGCCGCGCCGAGGAAGAGCTACGCACGGAAAACCGCTAGTCATGTCCGCTGCGTCGGTACAATTAGTGCGCATCACGCATTCGATCTGCCGCTTCCCTGTACGCCTCCGTCCACTTTTCTACAATCCACGTCAATTTCTCGCGTATAGCGGCAGTGAGCTGGTGCATTTGCGTAAACATTGCCGGGCCGTCGAGGAGAACCGTCGCGTCCTCTTGCTGAATTCTATCGACATATCGACCGATCATGATCGAGGCGCCGGCGCCTAAAGTCACCTCGGGTGCGCCGCGAACATTTGAAATTCCTACCCAGATCTTGAGTGACGGCAGATCGCTATGAGGCTGGATGAATATCCCCCCGGCCATGGTAATAGGAGGCTCGGCGCCAAGTAGCTTCATTGTGGCTAGGGGGCCGACAATTGCCGCAATTTCCTCGGAAGCATCTGTATTGAAAGGACCATTTAACATGCCTGGTGGACCACCGTACACGGGTATCTCAGCCCTTACGATGTCATCGTGCAAGACAGACGCCACCTCTTGGAAAATGGCGAATGCGTGTGCGACTCGTGCTCGCCTTTCCTCGCGGACTTTTGCGATATCGGTAATCCAGCGACTCGAATCTATAGCTTGTTGCGCAAGGGTCCTGAGATCAGTTGGAGCTTGGCCAACTGTAAGAGGCGCATTCGAGATCCATGTCGCCAATTCCGACGAAACCGTGCGCATTGTAGGTCGGGCGTGAACATCCAAGGAAGTCATACGCTGAATAAGGGTATCGATCGCAGCAATGCGAGGATGCGGGTTGTACTGCGCGACAAGTCCCTGGCCCGGTGGATGTTCACCTGGCAATGGATAGCGCTGGCCAGTCAGCAGAACCCAGAGAGACTTGGCCAGGCCATAGACATCGGCCGGCCGGCCATCGGCAACGTCGGCATTGTCCAACATCTCTGGGGCGATGTAGTGAACCGGCCCGACCTTTTTGTGTGCTGCGGTTAACGGAGGTGCGCCGGGGAAGTCAACCAGCCCGAAGTCGCCAATCGCCCATCCAGACTCTGTTTGAAAGAGGTTCTCGGGTTTGATATCTCGATGAGATAGACCGCGATCGTGAACAGTGGCTAACGTTGAGGCGATGGACTGAATGGCCTCAACGATCTGTTCGACGGATTCGCCGTCTCCAAGAGCAGTCTGTAACGGAGTGGCCAGCTGCATAGCAAACCACGGATGATAATCATCTCCAAGAAGGCTATGGCCGAGTATCGTGACGATTCCGGGTTCGTCTCTCAACTCTTCCAGCTTTTCAATCTCGCGCATGAATCGTTTGTAAGGTTCTGAATCTGGGTTCTTTGCCTTTAGGAACTTGATCGCGACTTCGCCGATCGCTCCAGATGCTAGCCAGACTTCGGCGTTGCCGCCACTTCCGATATTTCTGACCAGCGTGTACCCGCCGACGACCTTTCCCTCTGTGATACCGCGCATTCATCCTCCCCGAGGGACCGAACCACGTCGAATACGGTATCGAACGTTCCGCAAGGTAGCTGGGACTATCCTGCCCGCTGGGGGAATCTCACGTGGGAGGTAGGCCGACAAGCCAGCCGTCCGTGGCTTAGGTATAACCGAATGGCCAACCCCAAGAGTCTTCCGACCTTAGCTGGGTTTAGTACGGCTTCCAGGTCCGACGACTCGCATCGTTTCGCAG
The Fodinicola acaciae DNA segment above includes these coding regions:
- a CDS encoding replication initiator; protein product: MTTTSDPSDRNLSRIERARMPLAKEVLESVALQFGVCVRPMAMRRIDTTTGTTEIIPVPCGARLASKCEPCAKRAKALRLAQCREGWHLNEEPPLESDDPTELQQQLATARADAQSHRDELAGQLGDDHPEVAELDVHLAEVDEQLRQAGVRGTLTDKPARRTRSTKRRQDAAELPRLRVDKRTVGRTYTANDGTVWRPSMFITLTCDSYGRVGPDGAPVNGSSYDYRRAARDAIHFPKLVDRFWQNLRRAVGWDVQYFASLEPQRRLAPHLHAAIRGTIPRTLIKQVAAATYHQVWWPACDEPVYLPGNLPVWDDQLGAYVDPDNGEQLPTWDQALDAIGEDDQPAHVVRFGAQVDAKGVEAGTERADLLIGYLGKYLTKQLDECHEATTDRQKAHLDRYADALRFEPCSPTCANWLMYGVQPKNTRAGLTPGHCKGRAHKRATLGFGGRRVLLSRKWSGKTLTDTRNDRRRWVLSMIQKLKHHNGDQAAVEVSATENPDRYAWERLSTSDTDAIGRRQLLMHAIADRQRWRRELDQAQALAAGQLPATEAAA
- a CDS encoding FtsK/SpoIIIE domain-containing protein; translation: MIGPRGAKQTTGLVVVSEDEVRGKWAVPLAILRTIGRFLRWVLMHPLDVAALVGLGWLWVQYGWPAPAIAVGVVGLALTAWAVWKPAVFRRFALWPVISRFRHMWKYQVRWRPAMTLCKLDATYNHRQYLPALVWVSANRWVDRVTVRMLMGQKPGHYTYRAEELARTFGVRECRISSAPPIAPDRTGRLAWLLRLLDRLRYRDHPDRVVLTLIKRDRLAKTVMPLEIPRVPNLKALPVAVREDGALYTLRLAGSHVLIAGATGSGKGSVIWSVIRALAGAVHDGWVQLWVIDPKGGMELAFGRSLFHRFCYGEDDTADPDRKRSYEIAYAEFLEDLVTEMQGRQAKLRGVARDHTPSKDSPAVVVIIDELASLTAYVIDREAKKRIAAALALLASQGRAVGIYLLAALQDPRKEVLPFRDLFPTRIALRLVEDGQVDLVLGDGARERGAYADLIDATGQEGVAYVVLDGMPEPVRLRFGWVTDDEIHRVAAWYAPGRRNTFAELAAMDGDQAVPGVIDSNTVEFPRPKFGDAGE
- a CDS encoding tyrosine-type recombinase/integrase; translation: MARRTFGKIRKLPSGKFQASYIGPDGQRHNAPFTFPNRPSASTWLSGVETDMSRGGWFNVDLGKQPFGVYALRVLDDKLAAGEIGERWAETCRRNLRLHMAILKDLPMRSIGPATVREWYGAALRNGAGRTVITQAYRFLKATMSAGVREGAVIKNPCMVKRAGSNVARERQTATPVQVQQLVDAISPAKYRAAVLLAAWASLRRGEVCAVLTADVDLQAGTVRVRKSRAELLESKKKYDKDPKSEAGKRTVHLPPHVLPYFKEHAERWAGRVRFFVDSKGEPMRGNTVYQAYKRARKRVGLEHLTFHDLRHTGATLAGAAGANMADLRKRLGDSTDAAARLYLHSVDGRDEAIAKRLSEIAQHGDVAQLPDLDGL
- a CDS encoding helix-turn-helix domain-containing protein, yielding MNGDLRGHKKMQAYSQMLTVDEAAERMGMSVRHVRRLVSERSIPFYKVGRSVRIASSDVDAYLRALRVETLNARRGVA
- a CDS encoding site-specific integrase gives rise to the protein MRWKVRQELRPDPNSKKRRLFRRGGYGTSAEAQAVHDRVRTILAIPDRDDEDGQERVAALLAHLSRTRESLPEVADVQRRLRSTLEITSDLTVAELLDLWQDSRRKRGRMTKQYETDIRVHLKPRIGRHRVRRLGVGHLIQMFDDIDEANLAIEANNAARKDLEATISVTVCRAARKVLKDQLRSMPPYRRVTGPTTQRNIRATLRAGLNWWLKQEPGNVNVAAFLDMGDSSPRKPMVWTKQRVERWQQTGEVPSPVMIWTPALTGQFLDSIADDPLHDLFEFMAYCGPRRGEACGAKWEGLRDEEKLLDITSQLVLDGWDVLEAPPKTENGVRTIGLDDIPLAGMRRRRARQNRERLRYGSEWKDTGYIYTEPDGSHLHPGKVSDHFERLVIESGLPPVRLHDLRHGAATYALAAGVDIKIVSENHGHASTAFTRDVYTSVLPELAVAAAEATAKIIPRQAS